One window of Gloeothece citriformis PCC 7424 genomic DNA carries:
- a CDS encoding EAL domain-containing protein, translating into MSKASDVRHILVIEDQKSKRIVSLKENTYTVGRDPNASIILYDRQVSRHHATLLRIKDYQNRHSVYRIIDGNLQGKKSTNGIIVNGKYTLDHELKSGDLIRFGTTSKASYHILPSTSTPLEMDLLKARDIEDKITESQSDIETIEFEELFEEEPEETNTIIFNREKEKSSAELRSESSSLTENNPNLIVDINYDGALVYLNRTARFKFPDLLEKQVEHPLLKGLNHQIKAQEETSLVREIQINEEWFKQHINYLPEPQIIRIYSFDITPYKTIESQLKFREERYEFLVEKASEGILLIDAQTKQIIDANLGICELLGYDHEEIINLNLYNLIALDREIIEAEFEQVIESSSDLIDESLYRCQDGSLISVEAKINSGQYRGKDIFYISIQDITDRKRSEEQMQYQAFHDPLTNLPNRKLFTQQVSLALNNAKKNQTLLAVIFLDLDSFNHINNTLGHSIGDQLLQSFAQRLISCIPAGDTIARWGSDDFTILLPRIKNIEETVKLSEKIFEDLKQPFRIENQQLQVKISLGIAIYPQDGEDEESLLKNAAVALTKAKEQGRNNYQFYTPLMSAQSALLLKLENALHRALERRELSLYYQPQIKISTGEVTAMEALLRWEVPEVGFISPIKLFSQGQKTDVILQISQWILQTACEQNLAWQELGLPSIPISINLSNREFEQQNLVENVARVLQKTGLDPQWLELEITETILRKNLKSARQVFQDFYNLGVRLALDDFGSGFSSIGYFKLFPFRTVKIHQSFIRDLRGASQEMALISALLTLGKGFNLRVVAEGVETSSQLELLKSLQCEEVQGYVYTRPLKSAEATQFLTKQLSLTFGQNQ; encoded by the coding sequence ATGAGTAAAGCATCAGATGTTCGTCATATTTTAGTTATTGAAGACCAAAAATCAAAACGAATTGTTTCTCTAAAGGAAAACACTTACACAGTCGGTCGTGATCCTAATGCTTCAATAATTTTATATGATCGTCAAGTTTCCCGTCATCATGCCACTTTATTGCGAATTAAAGATTATCAAAACCGTCACAGTGTTTATCGGATTATTGATGGAAATTTACAGGGAAAAAAAAGCACTAATGGCATAATTGTCAATGGTAAATATACCTTAGATCATGAACTAAAATCTGGGGATTTAATTCGTTTTGGGACGACTTCTAAAGCTAGTTATCATATTCTTCCATCTACCTCAACCCCCTTAGAAATGGATTTATTAAAAGCCAGGGATATAGAGGATAAAATAACCGAATCTCAATCCGATATTGAGACAATAGAATTTGAGGAATTATTTGAAGAAGAGCCAGAAGAAACAAATACAATTATTTTTAATAGAGAAAAAGAAAAATCCTCGGCTGAATTAAGGTCAGAAAGTTCATCTTTAACCGAAAATAATCCTAATTTAATTGTTGACATTAACTATGATGGAGCTTTAGTTTATCTCAATCGGACAGCTAGATTTAAATTTCCAGACTTATTAGAAAAACAAGTAGAACATCCCCTACTCAAGGGATTAAATCATCAAATTAAGGCTCAAGAAGAAACTTCATTAGTTCGGGAAATACAAATTAATGAGGAATGGTTTAAACAGCATATTAATTACTTGCCTGAGCCTCAAATCATTAGAATTTATAGTTTTGATATTACTCCCTATAAAACGATTGAAAGTCAACTCAAATTCCGAGAAGAACGCTATGAATTTTTAGTAGAAAAAGCCTCAGAAGGAATTTTATTAATTGATGCTCAAACTAAACAAATTATCGACGCGAATTTAGGAATATGTGAGTTATTGGGGTATGATCATGAGGAAATTATTAACCTTAATCTCTATAATCTAATTGCCCTCGATCGAGAAATTATAGAGGCCGAATTTGAACAAGTTATCGAAAGCTCATCTGATTTAATTGATGAGTCTTTATATCGTTGTCAAGATGGGTCTTTAATTAGTGTAGAGGCTAAAATTAATTCTGGGCAATATCGGGGAAAAGATATTTTTTATATTTCCATTCAGGATATTACAGATCGTAAACGCTCAGAAGAACAAATGCAGTATCAAGCGTTTCATGATCCTTTGACGAATCTTCCTAACCGAAAACTTTTTACTCAACAGGTATCTCTAGCTTTAAATAATGCGAAAAAGAACCAAACCCTCTTGGCAGTAATATTTTTAGATTTAGATTCTTTTAATCATATCAACAATACTTTAGGGCATAGTATTGGAGATCAACTTTTACAAAGCTTTGCTCAACGATTAATTTCTTGTATTCCGGCTGGAGATACGATAGCTCGTTGGGGGAGTGATGATTTCACTATTTTATTACCCCGGATCAAGAATATAGAAGAAACCGTCAAACTATCAGAAAAAATCTTTGAAGATTTAAAACAACCTTTTCGGATTGAAAATCAACAGTTACAGGTAAAAATTAGTCTGGGAATTGCCATTTATCCCCAAGATGGAGAGGATGAAGAAAGCTTATTAAAAAATGCGGCTGTAGCTCTCACAAAAGCGAAAGAACAGGGACGGAATAATTATCAATTTTATACGCCGCTTATGAGTGCCCAATCTGCTCTGTTATTAAAACTAGAAAACGCACTTCATAGAGCTTTAGAACGTCGAGAATTGTCGTTATACTATCAACCTCAAATCAAAATTAGTACCGGTGAAGTAACAGCAATGGAAGCACTGTTACGATGGGAAGTCCCTGAAGTTGGGTTTATTTCCCCGATAAAACTATTCTCCCAAGGGCAAAAAACCGATGTCATTCTACAAATTAGTCAATGGATACTACAAACAGCCTGTGAGCAAAATTTAGCCTGGCAAGAACTCGGACTTCCTTCCATTCCCATAAGTATTAATTTATCTAATCGAGAATTTGAACAACAAAATCTAGTAGAAAATGTGGCACGAGTATTACAAAAAACTGGGCTAGATCCTCAATGGTTAGAATTAGAGATAACTGAAACCATACTCAGAAAAAACTTAAAATCTGCTCGTCAAGTTTTTCAAGATTTTTATAATCTTGGGGTTCGTCTAGCTTTAGATGATTTCGGCAGTGGGTTTTCTTCCATTGGCTATTTTAAACTATTTCCCTTTCGTACCGTTAAAATCCATCAATCTTTCATTCGAGATTTAAGGGGAGCGTCCCAAGAAATGGCGTTAATTTCTGCGTTATTAACCTTGGGGAAAGGATTTAATTTAAGGGTTGTTGCCGAAGGGGTAGAAACCTCCTCTCAACTAGAACTTTTGAAGAGTTTACAGTGTGAAGAAGTCCAAGGCTATGTTTATACTCGTCCCCTCAAAAGTGCGGAAGCCACTCAATTTTTAACTAAACAGTTGTCCCTCACCTTCGGACAAAATCAATAA
- a CDS encoding RNA polymerase sigma factor, RpoD/SigA family: MNTAKLEANNSPTHTVHAVTMTSEDKAQAVAQVELELANLNDETGNPYPAGYSKTNSDDTVGAFFKEMARYPLLKPEEEIELAYTVKFLMESEEKRQQLQIDLQRPPTKLEWAQAMGLQNERQLENRLYRGRSAKRKMIRSNLRLVVSIAKRYLNRGVPFLDLIQEGAIGLNRAAEKFDPNKGYKFSTYAYWWIRQAITRTIANDARTIRLPIHIVEKLNKLKKAQRVLKQQLHRNPTEKELAQALEVDAENLRQLLQLRRQSLSLNHRVGKGEDTELVDLLEDEDLQLPEEKMNEAMMRQDISAVLTDVLTEREKDVIALRYGLSTSQPYTLEEVGGIFNLSRERVRQIQSKAMRKLRRPQVARRLKGWLI; the protein is encoded by the coding sequence ATGAATACTGCAAAATTAGAAGCAAATAACTCTCCAACCCACACTGTTCATGCAGTGACAATGACATCGGAAGATAAAGCTCAAGCCGTTGCACAAGTGGAATTAGAGCTTGCAAATCTTAATGATGAAACCGGAAATCCTTATCCTGCCGGATACTCAAAAACCAACTCAGACGATACGGTAGGAGCGTTTTTTAAGGAAATGGCACGTTATCCCCTACTCAAACCCGAAGAAGAGATTGAGTTAGCTTATACGGTCAAATTCTTAATGGAATCTGAAGAAAAGCGACAACAACTGCAAATCGATTTACAACGCCCGCCAACAAAGTTAGAATGGGCACAAGCGATGGGATTACAAAATGAACGTCAATTAGAAAATCGGCTATATCGAGGGCGATCTGCCAAACGAAAAATGATTCGCTCAAATTTACGATTAGTCGTTTCTATTGCCAAACGTTATCTTAATCGGGGAGTGCCTTTTTTAGATTTAATTCAAGAAGGAGCGATCGGGTTAAATCGAGCGGCAGAAAAATTTGATCCTAATAAAGGATATAAATTTTCGACTTATGCTTATTGGTGGATTCGTCAAGCGATTACCCGAACAATTGCCAATGATGCGAGAACGATTCGCTTACCGATTCACATTGTCGAAAAACTCAATAAACTCAAAAAAGCTCAACGAGTTCTCAAACAACAACTCCATCGCAACCCAACCGAAAAAGAATTAGCTCAAGCTTTAGAGGTAGATGCAGAAAATTTACGTCAATTACTCCAATTACGTCGTCAATCTTTATCCTTAAACCATCGTGTCGGAAAAGGAGAAGACACCGAATTAGTCGACTTGCTCGAAGATGAAGATTTGCAACTGCCTGAAGAAAAAATGAATGAAGCCATGATGCGTCAGGATATTTCAGCAGTCTTAACCGATGTTCTCACTGAGCGAGAAAAAGATGTGATTGCTTTGCGCTATGGCTTAAGTACCAGTCAACCCTATACCTTAGAAGAAGTCGGCGGGATTTTCAATCTCTCCCGGGAAAGGGTGCGTCAGATTCAAAGTAAAGCGATGCGGAAGTTACGCCGTCCTCAAGTAGCTCGTCGTCTGAAAGGATGGTTAATTTAA
- a CDS encoding TetR/AcrR family transcriptional regulator: MTTRLDKKAEQILQGALPEFLKNGYADTSMDRVAQAAGVSKQTLYSHFYDKDGLFTALVKRMAAEKFRLVWSKPLTGKPEEVLRELAYRLLKEAGDPEHLRFMRLVIAQSEKRPDLAQIFLKNVAQPSIKILTQYLQQQSELNIVDAEATARIFVGSVIHFILTQEMFYGQEIMPMSEERLVENLVQLIVK, translated from the coding sequence GTGACTACTCGTTTAGATAAAAAAGCCGAACAAATTTTACAAGGAGCTTTACCAGAATTTTTGAAAAATGGCTATGCTGATACGAGTATGGACAGGGTAGCGCAAGCGGCGGGAGTCTCGAAACAAACCTTATACAGTCATTTTTATGATAAAGATGGATTATTTACCGCTTTAGTTAAACGGATGGCGGCTGAGAAATTCAGATTAGTTTGGTCTAAACCCTTGACGGGAAAGCCGGAAGAAGTTTTAAGAGAATTAGCTTATCGATTACTTAAAGAAGCAGGAGACCCAGAGCATCTAAGGTTTATGCGTTTAGTTATTGCTCAATCCGAAAAACGTCCCGATTTAGCCCAAATTTTCTTAAAAAATGTTGCCCAACCCTCAATCAAAATATTAACTCAATATTTACAACAGCAGAGTGAACTTAATATCGTAGATGCAGAAGCAACGGCGCGAATCTTTGTCGGTTCAGTGATTCATTTTATTCTGACTCAAGAAATGTTTTATGGGCAAGAAATTATGCCGATGAGTGAGGAACGCTTAGTCGAAAATTTAGTTCAATTAATTGTCAAGTGA
- a CDS encoding GAF domain-containing protein: MENQSTFIYKLLEVSSLLETTNNLEESLRDLASSVAYILEAQRCSIMLISELEQQEDNQYYIQVFTHYGNLPPSAYQEVTLLNKGIAGYVAATGQPLLIKDITQSPFLSAARYPQENNPSLICAPIVIKKQVLGVINVSCPTQKPCFDEKDLQLLKVFTQSTAKTLHIAQLQAMLKSRFVTMAVVNQLEDTPVSESISIHPNPTLLAKLVAKSFFRELTNSGFGPNQIIEISTEVLNLLQNTLNRHKQRLTKGEDVRE; the protein is encoded by the coding sequence ATGGAAAATCAGTCAACATTTATTTATAAGCTCCTAGAGGTTTCTAGCCTTCTAGAGACGACAAACAACCTAGAGGAAAGTTTACGAGACCTAGCATCTTCAGTGGCTTATATCCTCGAAGCTCAAAGATGCTCAATTATGTTAATCTCTGAATTAGAGCAACAAGAGGATAATCAATACTATATTCAAGTATTTACCCATTATGGGAATCTTCCTCCCTCAGCCTATCAAGAAGTGACTCTACTCAATAAGGGAATTGCTGGCTATGTCGCGGCTACTGGTCAACCTCTACTTATTAAGGATATCACTCAATCTCCCTTTTTGTCTGCTGCCCGCTATCCTCAAGAAAATAATCCTAGCTTGATTTGTGCCCCAATTGTGATTAAAAAACAAGTTTTGGGGGTGATTAATGTCAGTTGTCCCACTCAAAAACCTTGTTTTGATGAAAAAGACTTACAACTTCTCAAAGTATTTACTCAATCTACCGCTAAAACTCTCCATATTGCTCAATTACAAGCTATGCTTAAGTCTAGATTTGTCACTATGGCGGTGGTTAATCAGTTAGAAGATACACCAGTCAGTGAGTCAATCTCGATTCATCCTAACCCAACTCTGTTGGCTAAATTAGTGGCTAAATCTTTTTTTAGAGAATTAACTAACTCAGGTTTTGGCCCTAATCAAATTATTGAAATTTCTACTGAAGTGCTTAATCTCCTTCAAAATACTTTAAATCGTCATAAGCAACGATTGACTAAGGGGGAGGATGTCCGAGAGTGA
- a CDS encoding alpha/beta fold hydrolase → MRQETGQIITVRGVDHYYEWIRHPENSQPKSVMVFVHGWGGSARYWDKIARKLSQDFDCLLYDLRGFGRSRLPQTPLNLTYELEEYAIDLAALLDALNLERIYLHSHSMGASVGALFVDLYPERVERAILVCNGIFEYDEKAFSAFHKFGKYVVLFRYPWFLKIPFADRLFMARFLHRDIAKDERRNFLEDFILADYEAALGTIYTSVSKKAVEIMPQKFAQLKVPTLLISGEKDIIIPAAMGRQAAALNPHIEYVEIPKTGHFPMLEDSETYLKEVEKFLQKAVV, encoded by the coding sequence ATGAGACAGGAAACAGGGCAAATTATAACGGTTAGAGGGGTTGACCATTATTATGAGTGGATTCGTCACCCAGAAAATTCTCAACCTAAATCGGTGATGGTATTTGTGCATGGTTGGGGAGGATCAGCCCGATATTGGGATAAAATTGCCCGGAAATTGTCCCAAGATTTTGATTGTTTACTCTATGATTTGCGGGGTTTTGGCCGTTCCCGACTGCCTCAAACTCCTCTAAACCTAACTTATGAATTAGAAGAATACGCGATCGATTTAGCGGCTTTACTCGATGCTTTAAATCTAGAGCGGATTTATCTTCATAGTCATTCTATGGGAGCATCAGTGGGTGCTTTGTTTGTAGATTTGTATCCAGAACGGGTAGAACGAGCTATTTTAGTGTGTAATGGAATTTTTGAATACGATGAGAAGGCTTTTAGTGCTTTTCACAAATTTGGTAAATATGTCGTTCTCTTCCGTTATCCTTGGTTTTTAAAAATTCCTTTTGCCGATCGTTTATTTATGGCTCGATTTCTCCATCGTGATATTGCCAAAGATGAGCGACGGAATTTTTTAGAGGATTTTATTTTAGCAGATTATGAGGCAGCATTAGGGACAATTTATACTTCGGTGAGTAAAAAAGCGGTGGAAATTATGCCCCAAAAATTTGCTCAACTGAAAGTCCCTACCTTGTTAATTTCCGGAGAAAAAGATATTATTATTCCCGCAGCAATGGGGCGACAAGCAGCCGCATTAAATCCTCATATAGAGTATGTAGAAATTCCTAAAACGGGTCATTTTCCGATGTTAGAAGATAGCGAAACTTATTTAAAAGAAGTTGAAAAGTTTTTACAAAAAGCAGTAGTATAA
- a CDS encoding N-acetylmuramoyl-L-alanine amidase, with translation MKLQSIIMTALMFQGLCASTLAGSLEYWKFDLQQNRLEIITDDDVRPQAKMLDNPTRLVIDLPGTTLGGATERQEVSDYVKEVRVGQLNAKTTRIVVELASDYSMRPWEVKVRSLAPNRWYIQLPKFQPPDVYSLPPQEVPVAIIVPAPKPSYSTSDVVIVIDPGHGGQDPGAIGIGGLQEKGVVLSISQEVAKILSQRGVRVIMTRTSDRYISLKARVDLAQRTGANGFISIHANAIGGNQSQVNGVETYYYSTGYNLARAIHRNILRRLNVRDRGVKQARFYVLRKTSMPAVLVETGFVTGTIDNRNLSDSTYRRRMAEAIAEGIIENFR, from the coding sequence ATGAAGTTACAGTCAATAATCATGACTGCGCTGATGTTTCAGGGACTTTGTGCCTCAACATTAGCCGGATCACTAGAATATTGGAAATTTGACCTTCAACAAAATCGCCTAGAAATCATTACTGATGACGACGTTCGTCCTCAAGCAAAGATGCTGGATAATCCCACTCGTCTCGTCATCGATTTACCCGGAACCACTCTAGGAGGAGCAACGGAACGTCAAGAAGTCAGCGACTATGTTAAAGAGGTCAGAGTTGGACAATTAAACGCTAAAACAACCCGAATTGTGGTAGAATTAGCATCAGATTATTCCATGCGTCCTTGGGAAGTCAAAGTTCGCAGTCTTGCTCCCAACCGTTGGTATATTCAACTCCCCAAATTTCAGCCCCCCGACGTTTATAGTCTCCCACCCCAGGAAGTCCCTGTTGCGATTATCGTTCCTGCGCCTAAACCCTCCTATTCTACAAGCGATGTAGTCATTGTCATCGATCCCGGTCATGGAGGACAAGATCCAGGGGCGATCGGCATTGGCGGGTTACAAGAAAAAGGGGTAGTCTTATCGATTTCCCAAGAAGTGGCCAAAATTCTCTCTCAACGAGGAGTCAGAGTGATTATGACTCGCACCAGCGATCGCTATATTTCCCTCAAAGCACGAGTTGATCTCGCCCAACGAACGGGAGCGAATGGGTTCATCAGTATTCATGCTAACGCCATCGGAGGAAACCAGTCACAAGTCAATGGAGTAGAAACCTATTACTATTCTACCGGTTATAATTTAGCCCGGGCTATCCATCGGAATATTTTACGCCGTCTCAATGTTCGAGATCGAGGAGTCAAACAAGCTCGATTTTATGTTCTCAGAAAAACCTCGATGCCGGCGGTATTGGTGGAAACCGGATTTGTGACGGGTACAATAGACAATCGTAACCTTTCGGATTCTACTTATCGCCGACGAATGGCAGAAGCGATCGCCGAGGGAATTATCGAAAATTTTCGCTAA
- a CDS encoding EAL domain-containing protein, with protein MNFVKNNFSIKHILIIEESKVRKRIILEESQYSLGRKGSNTITLNSPQVSRKHATLLRKTKSQPNQYSYWILDGDLEGNKSNNGIYVNGEKCLVHELQDGDLINFGCEVNASYHILSSSERNYNTLTTFDASEDDSQDTQAKSTYSPAEKSNILLISEPYVTLNIDDTLPEQLYLDSLTQLPNKTLFREYLSIALGNARQNEKPMAILYFDIEQLRKINQKLGESIGDEVLQEFGKQLKSCLRSGDIIARWEEDEFIILLPQINIRENVPKICQRILDHVKKPLQLEQQILKIRSNFGFAIYPQDGNEEQSLLQKAQISLKKYKQQFSSKRFSQKTAHSSEYSKVAKLELLVQQALDKTEFSVYYQPQINIKNKKIVGLEALLRWNNAQFGEISPSQFIPWVEKVDLVIPLTQWLIKTIGQQHQIWRNLGFRDLPISINLSSAQLQQPVLLDLLTQSLSAIDLEPNLVIVEIREDTLLENPDNSFRVLYELKQLGIKGCIDDFGSGYTSVRHLQQFPFEQVKISQSLLATLKKFPQEFSMIAAVIALGQTFNLKVIAQGVETQKQLEILRQLGCDVMQGYLFTEPLNGKEITQFLSLHYLVDDVSENFR; from the coding sequence ATGAATTTTGTTAAAAATAACTTTTCGATAAAACATATTCTAATTATTGAAGAATCAAAAGTTAGAAAAAGAATTATTTTAGAAGAATCTCAGTATTCTCTGGGAAGAAAAGGAAGTAATACTATAACTCTTAACTCTCCCCAAGTTTCTCGCAAACACGCCACTTTATTGAGAAAAACGAAAAGTCAACCTAATCAATATTCTTATTGGATTTTAGATGGAGATTTAGAAGGAAATAAAAGTAATAACGGAATTTATGTCAATGGAGAAAAATGCTTAGTTCATGAATTACAGGATGGAGATTTAATTAATTTTGGCTGTGAAGTTAATGCTAGTTATCATATTTTATCCAGTTCAGAAAGAAATTATAATACTTTAACGACTTTTGATGCTTCAGAAGATGACTCTCAAGACACTCAAGCAAAATCAACCTATTCTCCTGCTGAAAAGTCTAATATTCTTCTGATTTCAGAACCCTATGTCACTCTAAATATAGACGACACTTTACCGGAGCAATTGTATCTTGATTCTTTAACTCAACTTCCTAACAAAACTTTATTTAGAGAATATTTATCTATTGCCCTAGGAAATGCTAGACAAAATGAAAAACCTATGGCAATTTTATATTTTGATATTGAGCAACTGAGAAAAATTAATCAAAAACTTGGAGAGTCCATCGGCGATGAAGTTTTACAAGAATTTGGGAAACAATTAAAAAGTTGTTTACGCTCAGGAGATATTATTGCTCGTTGGGAAGAAGATGAATTTATTATCCTTTTACCTCAAATTAATATTAGAGAAAATGTGCCTAAAATTTGTCAGAGAATTTTAGATCACGTCAAAAAACCGCTTCAGTTAGAGCAACAAATTCTGAAAATTAGAAGTAATTTTGGCTTTGCTATTTATCCTCAAGACGGAAATGAGGAACAGTCGCTGTTACAAAAAGCACAGATCAGTTTAAAGAAATATAAACAACAATTTTCCTCTAAACGGTTTAGCCAAAAAACAGCACACTCAAGTGAATATTCTAAAGTTGCAAAACTTGAATTGCTCGTCCAACAAGCTCTAGATAAGACTGAATTCTCCGTCTATTATCAGCCTCAAATTAATATAAAAAATAAAAAAATTGTGGGATTAGAAGCCCTTTTACGCTGGAATAATGCCCAATTTGGTGAAATCTCTCCTAGTCAATTTATCCCTTGGGTTGAGAAAGTTGATTTAGTTATTCCTTTAACTCAATGGCTGATTAAAACCATTGGTCAACAACATCAAATTTGGCGGAATCTTGGCTTTAGGGATTTACCGATTTCTATTAATTTATCCTCTGCTCAATTACAACAACCGGTTCTGTTAGATTTATTGACTCAATCCTTGTCAGCCATTGATTTAGAGCCAAATTTAGTCATCGTAGAAATTAGAGAAGACACTTTATTAGAAAATCCCGACAATTCTTTTCGCGTATTATATGAATTGAAACAGCTAGGAATAAAAGGGTGTATCGATGATTTTGGCTCAGGATATACCTCGGTAAGGCATTTACAACAATTTCCTTTTGAGCAAGTTAAAATTTCTCAATCTCTTCTGGCGACTCTGAAAAAATTTCCTCAAGAATTTTCCATGATCGCTGCGGTGATCGCTTTGGGACAAACCTTTAATTTAAAAGTGATTGCTCAAGGGGTAGAAACTCAAAAACAACTCGAAATTTTACGTCAACTTGGATGTGATGTAATGCAGGGATATTTATTTACTGAACCTCTCAATGGCAAAGAAATTACTCAGTTTTTATCCTTACATTATTTAGTCGATGATGTTAGCGAAAATTTTCGATAA
- a CDS encoding EAL domain-containing protein has product MNHPKPPFRHIFLIEDQKARRLITLEKQTYTIGRESSNDIVIYERVVSRHHATLLKVNKNSTGQKYSYRIVDGDLQGNPSTNGLIVNGRNCETHDLKHGDVILFGGQAKASYFIVSSAIDIALFNEVESDQLAELLDNYENKVPGEEENKSTAIWPANEENIYQEEDLNRLASFPELSPNPIIEISFQGEITYINPAANLQFNNLQQLQLDHPILMGLLDQSKNTQGNLLLREVQVEESIYEQYVHYLPNHQLIRSYLFDITERKRTEQKLKYQAFHDVLTGLPNRIWFNQQLIAALNNAKRQETPLAILFLDLDGFKNINDTLGHTFGDQVLQKFGKRLLGSVRAGDTVCRWGGDEFVVLLPYISHTEDSIKLAQRILDVLKHPFEIQKQQFYIKTSMGISIYPQDGEDGETLLKNADAALYRAKERGRNHFQFYSTTMTTKASLVLRLENLLHRALENQELSLYYQPQVKIKTGEITGIEALLRWTHPELGQVSPHKLIPLAEQTDLIIPIGQWALKTACQQSLDWQKLGIKPLPIAVNFSARQFQQPNLVTLINQVLEETGLAPNLLELEITETTIMQNEDFARQALEELRQMGVHISLDDFGTGYSSLSYLQKFPLTTLKIDQCFTHSLKDNPQDLAIISAIITLGNHLQLRVIAEGVETLQQLEILQRLHCQEAQGFWFSRPLNSEDITQLLKQYFLSGLEEDDLKN; this is encoded by the coding sequence ATGAATCACCCTAAACCGCCTTTTCGCCATATCTTTCTTATCGAGGATCAAAAAGCTCGACGGCTTATTACCCTTGAAAAACAAACCTACACCATCGGTCGGGAATCGAGTAACGACATTGTCATCTATGAGCGGGTGGTCTCTCGCCATCATGCGACTTTGCTAAAAGTCAACAAAAATTCTACAGGACAAAAATACTCCTATCGCATTGTAGATGGAGACCTACAAGGCAATCCCAGTACCAATGGTTTAATCGTGAACGGGCGAAATTGCGAAACCCATGACCTAAAACATGGAGATGTTATTTTATTTGGAGGACAAGCCAAGGCTTCTTATTTTATCGTTTCTAGTGCTATAGATATTGCTTTATTTAACGAAGTCGAGTCAGATCAACTCGCGGAACTATTGGATAATTATGAGAATAAAGTTCCAGGAGAAGAGGAGAATAAATCAACGGCTATTTGGCCAGCAAATGAGGAGAACATTTATCAAGAAGAAGATTTAAATCGGTTAGCCTCTTTTCCGGAATTAAGCCCTAATCCTATCATTGAAATTAGTTTTCAAGGAGAAATAACTTATATTAATCCTGCCGCTAATCTTCAATTTAATAATCTTCAACAGCTACAATTAGACCATCCAATTTTGATGGGATTACTAGATCAAAGCAAAAATACTCAGGGAAATTTATTGTTACGAGAAGTTCAAGTTGAAGAGTCTATATATGAACAATATGTTCATTACCTCCCTAATCATCAATTGATTAGAAGCTATCTGTTTGATATCACTGAACGAAAACGCACAGAGCAAAAATTAAAATATCAAGCTTTTCACGATGTTTTAACAGGATTACCTAATCGAATTTGGTTTAATCAACAATTAATCGCAGCCCTCAATAATGCCAAACGACAAGAAACTCCCCTAGCGATTTTGTTCTTAGATTTAGATGGGTTTAAAAATATCAACGATACTTTAGGTCATACTTTTGGGGATCAAGTCTTACAAAAGTTTGGTAAACGTTTATTAGGTTCTGTACGAGCCGGTGATACGGTATGCCGTTGGGGTGGAGATGAATTCGTCGTTTTATTGCCTTATATTTCTCACACAGAAGATAGTATTAAATTAGCTCAACGAATTCTTGACGTTCTCAAACACCCTTTTGAAATTCAAAAACAACAATTTTATATTAAAACTAGCATGGGAATTTCTATCTATCCTCAAGATGGAGAAGATGGAGAAACTTTATTAAAAAATGCAGATGCTGCCCTTTATCGAGCTAAAGAACGAGGACGAAATCATTTTCAATTTTATAGTACAACAATGACAACTAAAGCCTCTCTAGTGTTGAGGCTAGAAAATCTTTTACATCGAGCTTTAGAAAATCAAGAATTATCTTTATATTATCAGCCACAAGTTAAGATCAAAACGGGTGAAATCACTGGAATAGAGGCACTATTACGATGGACTCATCCTGAATTAGGACAAGTCTCACCCCATAAATTAATTCCTTTAGCCGAACAAACGGATTTAATTATTCCTATTGGTCAATGGGCTTTAAAAACAGCTTGTCAACAAAGTTTAGATTGGCAAAAATTAGGGATTAAACCTCTGCCGATCGCTGTTAATTTTTCGGCGCGTCAGTTTCAACAACCAAATTTAGTTACCCTGATCAATCAGGTATTAGAAGAAACCGGGTTAGCTCCAAATTTACTAGAGTTAGAAATTACAGAAACAACGATTATGCAAAATGAAGATTTTGCTCGGCAAGCGTTAGAAGAGTTACGCCAGATGGGAGTGCATATTTCTTTAGATGATTTTGGAACGGGATATTCTTCTCTTTCCTATCTGCAAAAATTTCCTTTGACTACCCTAAAAATCGATCAATGTTTTACGCATTCTTTGAAAGATAACCCCCAAGATTTGGCTATTATTTCAGCGATAATTACTTTAGGAAATCATTTACAATTAAGAGTGATAGCTGAGGGGGTAGAAACTCTGCAACAACTAGAGATTTTACAACGTCTTCACTGTCAAGAAGCCCAAGGTTTTTGGTTTAGTCGCCCTCTGAACTCTGAAGATATTACTCAACTTTTAAAACAATATTTTTTGTCAGGACTCGAAGAGGATGATCTCAAAAATTAA